The Bacillus vallismortis genome window below encodes:
- a CDS encoding MFS transporter, which translates to MMKRFTKQENSWILYDWANSAYSIVVTTAVFPLFYKAAAAEGGVGAAQSTAYLGYTIAISTFILAMLGPILGTIADYEGCKKKFFGFFVSAGVASTAMLAFIPSEHWLLLLLFYTISAIGFSGANVFYDAFLVDVTPENRMNLISARGFGLGYIGSTIPFIISIAVILLAQAESIPLSVSAASQLSFFITAAWWGLFTIPMLKHVHQRYFIKREPHIVINSFKRLGQTMKRIRQYRALFLFLLAYFFYIDGVGTIITMSTSYGSDLGISPSSLLIILFVTQVVAAPFSIVYGKLAERFTGKTMLYVGIVIYMIVCVYAYFMETTLDFWILAMLVATSQGGIQALSRSYFAKLVPKRHANEFFGFYNIFGKFASIMGPLLIAVTAQVTGRSSTAVFSLIVLFVIGIVILAFVPEETSADISQQQNDLPL; encoded by the coding sequence GTGATGAAACGTTTTACGAAACAAGAAAACAGCTGGATTTTATATGACTGGGCAAATTCTGCATACTCGATTGTCGTGACCACCGCGGTGTTTCCGTTGTTTTATAAAGCAGCTGCTGCGGAAGGCGGTGTCGGAGCTGCTCAATCGACTGCCTATTTGGGATATACCATTGCGATTTCAACGTTTATTCTTGCGATGCTCGGGCCGATTTTAGGCACGATCGCCGACTATGAAGGGTGCAAAAAAAAGTTTTTCGGTTTCTTTGTGTCAGCCGGTGTTGCCAGCACCGCGATGCTAGCCTTTATTCCGAGTGAACATTGGCTGCTTTTATTGCTGTTTTATACGATATCAGCTATCGGTTTTTCCGGCGCCAACGTGTTTTACGATGCCTTTCTCGTTGACGTCACCCCGGAGAACCGAATGAACCTCATCTCTGCACGGGGTTTTGGCTTAGGCTACATAGGAAGCACGATTCCATTTATCATCAGCATTGCTGTCATCCTGCTTGCTCAAGCAGAGTCGATTCCGCTGTCTGTATCGGCCGCAAGCCAGCTGTCCTTTTTCATAACGGCTGCCTGGTGGGGGCTGTTTACCATCCCGATGCTGAAACATGTCCATCAGCGCTATTTCATCAAAAGAGAACCTCATATTGTTATCAACAGCTTTAAGCGGCTCGGCCAAACGATGAAACGGATTAGGCAGTACCGGGCGCTGTTCCTCTTTTTGCTTGCTTATTTCTTTTATATCGACGGAGTCGGCACGATTATTACGATGTCGACTTCCTATGGGTCTGATTTAGGGATCAGCCCCTCAAGCCTCCTGATCATCCTGTTTGTCACTCAAGTCGTCGCCGCGCCGTTTTCCATTGTATACGGAAAACTGGCAGAACGCTTTACGGGAAAAACAATGCTGTACGTTGGAATCGTCATTTATATGATTGTCTGTGTGTACGCTTATTTTATGGAGACAACGCTAGATTTCTGGATACTGGCCATGCTTGTCGCCACTTCGCAGGGCGGCATTCAAGCCCTCAGCCGTTCTTATTTCGCCAAGCTCGTGCCAAAGCGCCACGCCAATGAATTCTTCGGCTTTTACAACATTTTCGGAAAATTCGCTTCGATTATGGGACCGCTGCTCATTGCCGTTACCGCTCAGGTTACCGGGAGATCCTCGACTGCGGTGTTCAGCCTGATTGTTCTATTTGTAATCGGCATTGTGATCCTCGCTTTTGTCCCGGAGGAGACCAGCGCGGATATAAGCCAGCAGCAAAATGACCTGCCCCTTTAA
- the dbpA gene encoding ATP-dependent RNA helicase DbpA — MSHFKNYQISHDILRALEGLGYTEPTKVQQSVIPAALERKDLVVKSQTGSGKTASFGIPLCELADWDENKPQALILTPTRELAVQVKEDITNIGRFKRIKATAVFGKSSFDKQKAELKQKSHIVVGTPGRVLDHIEKGTLPLDRLSYLVIDEADEMLNMGFIEQVEAIIKHLPVERTTMLFSATLPEDIEKLSRQYMQNPEHIEIKAAGLTTRNIEHAVIQVREENKFALLKDVLMTENPDSCIIFCRTKEHVNQLTDELDNLGYPCDKIHGGMIQEDRFDVMDEFKRGEYRYLVATDVAARGIDIENISLVINYDLPLEKESYVHRTGRTGRAGNKGKAISFVTAFEKRFLADIEEYIGFEIQQIEAPSQEEVAKKKPDFLSKLNDRPEFKKDKSEELNKDIMKLYFNGGKKKKIRAVDFVGTIAKIDGVSTDDIGIITIMDNASYVEILNGKGPQVLKVMKNTTVKGKKLKVNKANK, encoded by the coding sequence ATGAGTCATTTTAAAAACTATCAAATCAGTCATGACATTTTACGAGCATTAGAAGGACTGGGATATACAGAACCGACCAAGGTGCAGCAGAGCGTGATCCCCGCTGCCTTAGAACGAAAGGATCTTGTCGTCAAATCACAGACGGGAAGCGGGAAAACGGCTTCTTTCGGGATTCCTCTCTGTGAGCTGGCGGATTGGGATGAAAACAAGCCGCAGGCGCTTATTTTAACACCGACCCGTGAGCTTGCCGTACAAGTTAAAGAGGATATCACAAACATCGGACGCTTTAAACGAATCAAAGCGACTGCCGTGTTTGGAAAGTCTTCCTTTGATAAACAAAAAGCTGAACTGAAGCAAAAAAGCCACATCGTTGTCGGCACGCCGGGGCGTGTACTGGATCATATCGAAAAGGGCACGCTGCCGTTAGACCGTCTGTCCTATTTGGTCATTGATGAAGCCGATGAGATGCTGAATATGGGCTTCATTGAGCAGGTGGAGGCGATTATCAAACATCTGCCGGTTGAGCGTACGACGATGCTGTTTTCGGCGACCCTGCCGGAGGATATTGAGAAATTAAGCCGGCAATACATGCAAAACCCGGAGCATATCGAAATCAAAGCGGCCGGTCTTACCACCAGGAATATTGAACATGCGGTGATTCAAGTACGAGAAGAGAATAAGTTTGCTTTGCTGAAAGATGTGCTGATGACGGAGAATCCTGACAGCTGCATCATTTTCTGCCGGACGAAAGAGCATGTCAATCAGCTGACCGATGAATTGGATAACTTAGGGTATCCGTGCGATAAAATACACGGCGGAATGATTCAGGAAGACCGTTTCGATGTCATGGATGAATTTAAACGGGGCGAGTACCGTTACTTAGTCGCGACAGATGTCGCCGCGCGCGGGATTGATATTGAAAATATCTCTCTTGTCATCAACTATGATCTGCCGCTTGAGAAGGAAAGCTACGTCCACCGCACAGGCCGGACGGGGCGCGCAGGAAACAAAGGAAAGGCCATTTCGTTTGTCACGGCCTTCGAAAAACGGTTTTTAGCTGACATTGAAGAATATATCGGGTTTGAGATTCAACAAATAGAAGCCCCTTCTCAAGAAGAAGTGGCCAAGAAGAAACCTGATTTTCTATCCAAATTGAATGACCGTCCGGAATTCAAAAAGGACAAAAGCGAAGAGCTGAATAAAGACATTATGAAGCTGTATTTTAACGGCGGAAAGAAAAAGAAAATCAGAGCTGTTGATTTTGTAGGAACGATTGCCAAAATTGACGGTGTGTCAACTGATGACATCGGCATTATCACGATCATGGATAACGCCTCTTACGTGGAAATTTTAAACGGAAAAGGCCCTCAAGTTCTCAAAGTGATGAAAAACACAACCGTCAAAGGGAAAAAGCTCAAGGTGAATAAAGCGAATAAATGA
- a CDS encoding rhamnogalacturonan acetylesterase: MKKWMAAGFVMMLMLCSGGIESVKAAEPKVYQFDFGSGSVEPGYIGVRASDRYNLSTGYGFQTPENMKDVAASGTGVKSDAVQFLTYGTKSDNTFSVDLPNGLYEVNVTLGNTARASVAAEGVFQVINMTGDGAEDTFQIPVTDGQLNLLVTEGKAGTAFTLSALKIKKLSDQPMTNRTIYVGGDSTVCNYYPLNSSKQAGWGQMLPHYVDKHTFQVRNMASGGQIARGFRNDGQLEAILKYIKPGDYLMLQLGINDTNPKHNESEAEFKEMMRDMIRQVKAKGAEVILSTPQGRATDFTSEGIHSSVNRWYRASILALAEEEKTHLIDLNVLSSAYFTSIGPEKTLALYMDGDTLHPNRAGADALARLAVQELKRQRIEGF; this comes from the coding sequence ATGAAAAAGTGGATGGCTGCGGGTTTTGTGATGATGTTGATGCTGTGTTCCGGTGGGATTGAGAGTGTGAAGGCGGCGGAGCCGAAGGTGTATCAGTTTGATTTTGGGAGCGGTTCGGTTGAGCCTGGTTACATTGGTGTCAGGGCGTCTGATCGGTATAACCTGTCAACGGGCTACGGTTTTCAAACACCGGAGAATATGAAGGATGTGGCGGCATCCGGGACTGGTGTGAAGAGTGATGCGGTTCAGTTTTTGACGTATGGGACGAAAAGCGACAATACGTTTAGCGTGGATCTTCCGAATGGCCTTTACGAGGTGAATGTGACGCTTGGCAATACGGCAAGGGCCAGTGTGGCGGCGGAGGGTGTGTTTCAGGTCATCAATATGACGGGGGACGGTGCGGAGGATACGTTCCAAATTCCTGTCACCGACGGGCAGCTGAATCTGCTGGTGACAGAGGGAAAAGCAGGCACCGCTTTTACGCTCAGTGCCTTGAAAATCAAGAAATTGTCTGATCAGCCGATGACAAACCGAACCATTTATGTCGGCGGCGATTCGACGGTGTGCAATTATTATCCGCTCAACAGCAGCAAGCAGGCGGGCTGGGGGCAGATGCTGCCTCACTATGTCGACAAACACACCTTTCAAGTCAGAAACATGGCGTCCGGCGGGCAGATCGCGAGAGGGTTTCGAAATGACGGACAGCTTGAGGCGATCTTGAAGTATATCAAGCCGGGAGATTATTTGATGTTGCAGCTCGGCATTAATGACACAAATCCGAAGCATAATGAATCTGAAGCGGAGTTTAAGGAGATGATGCGAGATATGATCCGCCAGGTGAAAGCGAAGGGTGCGGAAGTTATCCTTTCAACACCACAGGGACGGGCGACAGATTTTACGTCTGAAGGCATTCATTCGTCTGTCAACCGATGGTACAGGGCTTCTATTTTGGCTTTGGCCGAAGAGGAGAAAACGCACCTCATTGACTTAAATGTCCTTAGTTCGGCTTACTTTACATCAATCGGCCCGGAAAAAACACTCGCGTTATATATGGACGGAGATACGCTGCATCCTAACCGCGCGGGAGCCGACGCACTGGCGCGGCTAGCCGTTCAGGAGTTGAAACGCCAGAGAATTGAAGGATTTTAA
- a CDS encoding helix-turn-helix transcriptional regulator, protein MPKQRQEMDQLTDPAYYIVLTLLEPKHGYSIMQEIEDMTDDSFTIGPATLYTLLKKLLQKEIIELINNDNPRRKVYQTTLRGQELLKKEIQRRKVMAEHGERAFQQLKGD, encoded by the coding sequence TTGCCAAAACAACGTCAGGAAATGGATCAGCTTACCGATCCAGCCTATTACATTGTCTTAACATTGCTGGAACCAAAACACGGATATTCGATCATGCAGGAGATTGAGGACATGACCGATGACTCCTTTACGATCGGCCCGGCTACTTTATATACATTGTTAAAGAAATTACTGCAAAAAGAGATCATTGAGCTAATCAACAATGACAACCCGCGCCGCAAAGTATACCAGACCACCCTGCGCGGCCAAGAATTACTCAAAAAAGAAATTCAGCGCAGAAAAGTGATGGCGGAACACGGAGAACGCGCTTTTCAACAATTGAAAGGGGATTAG
- a CDS encoding DUF2812 domain-containing protein, translating to MKQKKYMMSEGLAFSEEKDMKRLSDMAGKGWVLDSFAFMGYKLRKAEPRKLIYSLDYRAVDDDNIDEYLEIFENAGWEHVCSEYTTHIFAAAPGTKPIYSDRSTMIDKYKQSEYTLRYITLFMLCLTAAFTVIRSMFISAEASILHNTIHILFVFLITITIPAFLTYAASVFRIWRVKRRNPNLE from the coding sequence GTGAAACAGAAAAAATATATGATGTCCGAAGGATTGGCGTTTTCAGAAGAAAAGGATATGAAGAGACTAAGCGATATGGCCGGCAAAGGCTGGGTGCTCGATTCATTTGCGTTTATGGGGTATAAGCTTAGAAAAGCTGAACCGCGGAAATTGATCTACAGCTTAGACTATCGTGCCGTCGATGATGACAACATAGATGAGTACCTTGAAATATTCGAAAATGCCGGATGGGAGCATGTTTGTTCTGAATACACCACACATATCTTTGCCGCCGCACCCGGAACGAAGCCGATTTACTCCGACCGTTCAACCATGATTGATAAATACAAACAAAGTGAATATACCCTCCGCTATATCACATTGTTCATGCTCTGTCTTACTGCGGCTTTCACAGTCATCAGGAGTATGTTTATTTCTGCTGAAGCTTCCATACTTCATAACACCATACACATCCTTTTTGTCTTTCTCATCACCATCACGATCCCGGCTTTCCTCACTTACGCAGCCTCTGTCTTTAGAATTTGGCGAGTCAAACGCAGAAACCCCAACCTTGAGTGA
- a CDS encoding YxiJ family protein, which produces MCGGIIIKKYKRYNLDNELISTLERIKRELEGPFPSDIEKLEEDHTEFCSAEDFYEYFMLIIGSLSYVLADKKLPKRQLDSLSKSFLELYPGYYQMNRILENYPALKREIELHERARRLLINIISNKLAL; this is translated from the coding sequence ATTTGTGGAGGGATAATAATAAAAAAGTATAAGCGTTACAATTTAGATAATGAATTAATTTCTACGCTTGAGAGAATTAAAAGAGAATTAGAAGGTCCATTTCCTTCTGATATTGAGAAATTAGAGGAAGATCATACTGAATTTTGTTCAGCGGAAGATTTTTATGAATATTTTATGCTCATTATTGGAAGTCTAAGTTATGTTTTAGCAGATAAAAAACTGCCCAAACGCCAACTTGATTCATTATCAAAATCTTTTTTGGAACTATACCCTGGGTACTATCAAATGAATAGAATTTTAGAAAACTATCCTGCCTTAAAACGAGAAATAGAACTACACGAGCGAGCAAGGAGATTATTAATTAATATAATTTCTAATAAGCTAGCACTATAA
- a CDS encoding DMT family transporter has translation MQQDLSIISKQKSTAVLKMVISMVIFGSIGFFSEHTNLPSVELVFIRCLCATLFLSFCWLASGQYKTEKWSKREVLQTLACGFFLVFNWVFLFKSFEETSVTIAISVYHLAPVLVLLLGSIIYREKLNVISVSSIIICFLGTALISGINGSTSLTQLMGSGIIWAVLAALFYAFTTLLGKGIHNLSPYATTFLQTGLGIIILIPFIHFGAFAGLSQGNWIMVVSTGIIHTGIVYLLFFDSLRFLSTKFISIIVFLDPAVAIVLDTVFTGFRPDLYQTLGIVMIFAGMALTLVRRQGKADVVAEGKDIEQIQ, from the coding sequence ATGCAGCAAGATCTCTCAATCATATCAAAACAAAAATCAACAGCCGTGCTGAAAATGGTCATCTCCATGGTGATTTTCGGTTCCATCGGCTTTTTCTCAGAGCATACCAATTTGCCGTCAGTTGAATTGGTATTCATCCGCTGCCTTTGCGCGACGCTATTTTTAAGCTTCTGCTGGCTGGCGTCCGGCCAGTATAAAACCGAAAAGTGGAGCAAGAGAGAAGTGCTGCAAACATTGGCGTGCGGTTTCTTTCTTGTATTCAACTGGGTGTTCTTATTTAAGTCTTTTGAAGAAACATCTGTCACGATCGCCATCTCGGTTTATCACCTTGCACCGGTGCTTGTTCTTCTCCTGGGGAGCATCATCTACAGAGAAAAATTAAACGTCATCTCCGTCAGTTCCATTATCATCTGTTTTCTGGGAACTGCGCTGATTTCCGGGATTAATGGCAGCACATCACTAACGCAGCTGATGGGATCAGGAATCATTTGGGCCGTTCTCGCCGCACTGTTTTATGCGTTCACTACTTTATTGGGAAAAGGCATTCACAACCTCAGCCCTTACGCGACCACCTTCCTGCAAACCGGTTTAGGGATCATTATCCTGATTCCGTTTATTCACTTTGGCGCTTTTGCCGGCCTGTCTCAGGGGAACTGGATCATGGTGGTGTCTACCGGTATCATTCATACAGGTATTGTGTATTTGCTGTTTTTTGACAGTTTGCGTTTTTTATCAACGAAATTTATTTCAATCATTGTCTTCCTCGACCCGGCTGTCGCGATCGTGCTGGATACCGTCTTCACAGGCTTCCGCCCAGACCTCTATCAAACACTAGGCATCGTGATGATCTTTGCGGGCATGGCTTTGACGCTTGTCAGGAGACAGGGGAAAGCGGATGTGGTCGCTGAGGGTAAGGATATTGAACAAATTCAGTAA
- a CDS encoding universal stress protein, whose amino-acid sequence MFNKMLVAIDGSDMSAKALDAAVHLAKEQQTELSILHVGREAVVTTSSLTGMVYVPEHFIEEIRDQVKKEGMKILEKAKENAAENGVQAEIIYANGEPAHEILNTAKEKGVSLIVVGSRGISGLKEMMLGSVSHKVSQLSTCPVLIVR is encoded by the coding sequence ATGTTTAACAAAATGTTAGTTGCGATTGACGGATCAGATATGAGTGCAAAAGCGCTTGATGCCGCAGTGCATTTGGCTAAAGAGCAGCAGACGGAACTAAGCATTCTTCATGTGGGGAGAGAAGCCGTCGTCACGACTTCTTCTCTGACGGGAATGGTCTATGTGCCTGAACATTTTATTGAAGAAATCAGGGACCAGGTTAAAAAAGAAGGCATGAAAATCCTTGAGAAGGCAAAAGAAAATGCAGCCGAGAACGGTGTTCAAGCTGAAATCATTTACGCGAATGGCGAGCCGGCGCATGAGATACTAAATACCGCAAAAGAGAAAGGCGTCAGCCTGATCGTAGTCGGCAGCCGGGGCATCAGCGGACTGAAAGAAATGATGCTTGGAAGCGTCAGCCATAAAGTGTCTCAATTATCAACTTGCCCGGTTTTAATTGTTCGATAG
- the bglH gene encoding aryl-phospho-beta-d-glucosidase produces MSANAKRFPEGFLWGGAVAANQVEGAYNEGGKGLSTADVSPNGIMSPFDESMSSLNLYHDGIDFYHRYKEDIALFAEMGFKAFRTSIAWTRIFPNGDEEEPNEEGLKFYDDLFDELLKHEIEPVVTISHYEMPLGLVKQYGGWKNRKVIEFYERYAKTVFKRYQHKVKYWMTFNEINVVLHAPFTGGGLVFEEGENKLNAMYQAAHHQFVASARAVKAGHEIIPDSKIGCMIAATTTYPMTSKPEDVFAAMENERKTLFFSDVQARGAYPGYMKRFLAENHIEIEMADGDEEILKEHTVDYIGFSYYMSMAASTDPEDLTKSEGNLLGGVKNPYLKSSEWGWQIDPKGLRTTLNTLYDRYQKPLFIVENGLGAADKVEEDGSIQDDYRIDYLRDHLIEAREAIADGVDLIGYTSWGPIDLVSASTAEMKKRYGYIYVDRDNEGNGTLNRIKKKSFGWYQRVIATNGESL; encoded by the coding sequence ATGAGTGCAAATGCAAAACGATTTCCAGAAGGATTTTTATGGGGCGGCGCGGTTGCTGCCAATCAAGTGGAAGGTGCTTATAACGAGGGCGGTAAGGGGCTTTCGACGGCTGACGTATCACCGAACGGCATCATGTCTCCATTTGATGAGTCGATGTCTTCCTTAAATCTGTATCATGACGGAATTGATTTTTACCATCGTTATAAAGAGGACATTGCCTTATTTGCGGAAATGGGATTTAAGGCGTTTCGCACATCAATAGCGTGGACAAGAATTTTTCCGAATGGCGATGAAGAGGAGCCAAATGAAGAAGGACTCAAATTTTATGACGATCTGTTTGATGAGCTGTTAAAGCATGAGATTGAGCCTGTTGTCACCATCTCTCATTATGAAATGCCGCTCGGCTTAGTGAAACAGTATGGCGGCTGGAAGAATCGCAAGGTCATCGAGTTCTATGAACGCTATGCCAAAACCGTTTTCAAACGCTATCAGCACAAAGTGAAGTATTGGATGACGTTCAATGAAATTAACGTGGTGCTCCATGCGCCATTTACCGGCGGCGGCCTTGTCTTTGAAGAAGGAGAAAACAAATTAAACGCGATGTATCAGGCCGCGCACCACCAGTTTGTCGCCAGCGCCCGCGCTGTCAAAGCGGGGCATGAGATCATTCCTGATTCAAAAATTGGCTGTATGATTGCGGCAACGACAACCTATCCGATGACATCTAAGCCGGAGGATGTCTTCGCGGCAATGGAGAATGAGCGCAAAACACTTTTCTTCTCAGATGTGCAGGCACGAGGCGCATACCCGGGATATATGAAACGCTTCTTGGCAGAAAATCATATTGAAATTGAAATGGCTGATGGCGATGAAGAGATTTTGAAAGAACATACGGTGGATTACATCGGATTCAGCTACTACATGTCGATGGCGGCAAGCACTGATCCTGAAGATCTTACAAAATCAGAAGGCAACCTGCTGGGCGGTGTGAAAAATCCATATCTCAAATCATCAGAATGGGGCTGGCAGATTGATCCGAAGGGCTTGCGCACCACGCTCAATACGCTATATGACCGCTACCAGAAGCCGCTGTTTATCGTGGAAAACGGCCTTGGTGCGGCAGACAAAGTGGAGGAGGACGGCTCTATTCAGGATGATTACAGAATCGACTATCTGCGGGACCATTTGATTGAAGCCCGGGAAGCCATTGCTGACGGTGTCGACTTAATCGGATACACGTCATGGGGACCGATTGACCTTGTCAGCGCCTCCACTGCGGAAATGAAAAAACGCTACGGCTACATTTATGTTGATCGGGACAATGAAGGAAACGGAACATTAAACCGCATCAAGAAAAAAAGCTTCGGCTGGTATCAGCGGGTCATCGCCACAAATGGAGAGAGTCTCTGA
- a CDS encoding beta-glucoside-specific PTS transporter subunit IIABC, whose product MDYDKLSKDILQLVGGEDNVQRVIHCMTRLRFNLHDHSKADRGQLEQLPGVMGTNISGGQFQIIIGNDVPKVYQAMLQHGKLSDEKSAGSSSQKKNVLSAVFDVISGVFTPILPAIAGAGMIKGLVALAVTFGWMTETSQAHVILSAVGDGAFYFLPLLLAMSAARKFGSNPYVAAAIGAAILHPDLTALLGAGKPISFIGLPVTAATYSSTVIPILLAIWIASYVEKWIDRVTHSSLKLIVVPTLTLLIVVPLTLITVGPLGAILGEYLSVGVNVLFDHAGLIAMILLAGTFSLIIMTGMHYALVPIMINNIAQNGHDYLLPAMFLANMGQAGASFAVFLRSRNKKFKSLALTTSITALMGITEPAMYGVNMRLKKPFAAALLGGAAGGAFYGVTGVASYIVGGNAGLPSIPVFIGPTFIYAMIGLVIAFAAGTAAAYLIGFEDVPSDSDQRPSVHEGSGEIIHSPIKGEVKSLSEVNDGVFSAGVMGKGFAIEPEEGEVVSPVHGSVTTVFKTKHAIGMTSDQGAEILIHIGLDTVKLEGQWFTAHVKEGDKVAPGDLLVSFDLEQIKAAGYDVITPVIVTNTDRYSFSPVKEIGKVKTKEALLALS is encoded by the coding sequence ATGGATTATGATAAGTTATCGAAAGACATATTACAACTCGTAGGCGGTGAAGACAACGTTCAGCGCGTGATTCACTGCATGACAAGGCTTCGTTTTAATCTTCATGACCATTCGAAGGCGGATCGCGGTCAGCTGGAGCAGCTGCCGGGTGTGATGGGCACTAATATCAGCGGTGGTCAGTTTCAAATTATCATAGGAAATGATGTGCCCAAGGTGTACCAGGCGATGCTGCAGCACGGTAAGCTCAGTGATGAGAAGAGTGCCGGTTCATCATCCCAGAAAAAGAATGTGCTGAGTGCGGTCTTTGATGTGATTTCTGGTGTGTTTACCCCGATTCTTCCGGCGATTGCGGGAGCAGGGATGATCAAAGGGCTTGTCGCGTTAGCCGTTACATTCGGCTGGATGACAGAGACGAGTCAGGCGCATGTGATTCTCTCGGCTGTCGGTGATGGCGCGTTCTACTTCCTGCCGCTCCTGCTTGCAATGAGCGCGGCGAGAAAGTTCGGAAGCAATCCATATGTAGCGGCGGCGATTGGGGCGGCTATTCTGCACCCGGATCTGACGGCACTGCTCGGTGCGGGGAAACCGATTTCCTTTATCGGGCTTCCTGTAACCGCTGCCACGTATTCTTCAACAGTCATTCCGATTTTGCTTGCAATTTGGATCGCATCGTATGTTGAGAAGTGGATTGACCGGGTCACCCACTCTTCTCTGAAGCTGATTGTGGTTCCGACACTGACATTGCTGATTGTTGTGCCGCTGACGCTGATTACTGTCGGTCCGCTTGGCGCTATTTTGGGAGAATACTTGTCTGTCGGTGTGAATGTTTTATTTGATCATGCAGGGCTTATTGCGATGATTTTGCTTGCGGGAACATTCTCTTTAATCATTATGACAGGCATGCATTATGCATTGGTGCCTATTATGATTAACAACATTGCCCAAAACGGGCACGATTACTTGCTGCCGGCTATGTTTTTGGCGAATATGGGGCAGGCCGGGGCATCATTTGCCGTCTTCCTTCGCTCCAGAAACAAAAAATTCAAATCACTCGCGCTTACCACAAGCATCACGGCGTTGATGGGGATTACAGAACCCGCGATGTACGGCGTGAATATGCGTTTAAAAAAACCGTTTGCGGCGGCTTTGCTGGGCGGAGCGGCCGGCGGCGCGTTTTACGGTGTGACGGGTGTTGCTTCCTATATTGTTGGAGGAAACGCGGGTCTGCCGAGTATTCCGGTCTTCATCGGACCAACGTTTATTTACGCCATGATCGGCCTTGTGATTGCGTTTGCGGCTGGAACAGCGGCAGCCTATCTTATTGGATTCGAGGATGTGCCGTCTGACAGTGATCAGCGGCCGTCTGTGCATGAAGGCAGCGGAGAAATCATTCACAGCCCGATTAAAGGTGAAGTAAAGTCATTAAGTGAAGTGAATGACGGGGTGTTTTCTGCCGGGGTCATGGGAAAAGGATTCGCTATTGAGCCTGAAGAAGGAGAAGTTGTTTCTCCTGTTCATGGAAGCGTTACCACTGTTTTTAAAACCAAGCATGCGATTGGAATGACGAGTGATCAGGGAGCCGAAATTCTCATACACATTGGATTGGACACTGTGAAGCTGGAGGGGCAATGGTTTACAGCTCACGTCAAAGAAGGCGACAAGGTCGCACCGGGAGATTTGCTCGTGTCCTTTGATCTGGAACAAATCAAAGCGGCGGGATATGACGTCATCACCCCGGTGATCGTGACCAACACAGACCGATATTCGTTTTCGCCTGTAAAAGAAATCGGCAAGGTGAAGACAAAAGAAGCGTTGCTAGCTTTATCTTAA
- a CDS encoding YwqI/YxiC family protein: MAQEIKMVYGTVKQGLSQLKNSAELKSSVPGHLSGRNHLNVVKSIEQLNEDIKELTEAYASVLAKHIAQTESAVNAMKETDENVSSSMK; encoded by the coding sequence ATGGCACAGGAAATTAAAATGGTCTATGGCACAGTGAAGCAAGGGCTTTCTCAGCTCAAGAACTCAGCTGAACTCAAGTCCTCCGTACCCGGCCATCTTTCAGGCAGAAACCATTTAAACGTTGTGAAGTCCATCGAGCAATTAAATGAGGACATCAAAGAGCTCACTGAAGCATATGCATCCGTTCTGGCCAAGCATATCGCACAAACGGAAAGCGCGGTAAACGCCATGAAAGAAACGGACGAAAACGTATCATCTTCCATGAAATAA
- a CDS encoding DUF5082 family protein, which produces MHSEMLLHSVKADLHEKQEQIHQLKRVLHEIRQIKHDFSEVQHLIHRPHLNRDVWRGTHAERFEDIRDGMNKSYHQIKSQQVSGIIESIEGKIHSLEGDVYSIRRQITRIEHEIEQEKHKK; this is translated from the coding sequence ATGCATAGTGAAATGTTGTTACATTCGGTCAAAGCCGATTTACATGAAAAACAGGAACAGATCCATCAGTTAAAACGAGTGCTGCACGAAATCAGGCAAATCAAACACGATTTTTCCGAGGTTCAGCATCTCATTCACCGGCCGCATCTTAACCGGGATGTATGGAGAGGAACACACGCTGAGCGGTTTGAAGATATTCGTGATGGAATGAACAAATCATATCATCAAATCAAAAGCCAACAGGTCAGCGGAATCATCGAAAGCATCGAAGGAAAAATCCATTCATTAGAGGGCGATGTATATTCCATAAGACGGCAAATCACGAGAATAGAGCATGAAATAGAGCAGGAAAAACATAAAAAGTGA